GTCGCCCTTGTTGTGGGTTTCTGCGAACTGCTGCCATGGGTTGGATTTGCACTGCTTCAGGCCCAGGGAGATACGACGACGTTCTTCATCGATGTCCAGAACCATCACTTCCACTACGTCGCCCACGTTAACAACTTTGGACGGATGGATGTTTTTGTTGGTCCAATCCATTTCAGAAACGTGTACCAGACCTTCAACGCCTTCTTCGATTTCTACGAAGCAGCCGTAATCAGTCAGGTTGGTTACACGGCCAGTCAGCTTGGTACCTTCTGGGTAACGTTTCGCGATAGCAACCCATGGATCTTCGCCCAGCTGTTTCAGGCCCAGGGATACACGAGTACGCTCGCGGTCGAACTTCAGCACTTTAACAGTGATTTCATCGCCAACATTGACGATTTCGCTTGGGTGCTTAACGCGTTTCCAAGCCATGTCAGTGATGTGCAGCAGGCCGTCTACGCCGCCCAGATCAACGAATGCACCGTAGTCAGTGAGGTTCTTAACGATACCTTTAACTTCCATGCCTTCCTGCAGGTTTTCCAGCAGTTGATCGCGCTCAGCGCTGTTCTCGGATTCGATAACCGCACGGCGAGAAACGACAACGTTGTTGCGCTTCTGATCCAGCTTGATGACTTTGAACTCAAGCTCTTTGCCTTCCAGGTGCAGAGTGTCACGTACCGGACGCACGTCAACCAGGGAACCTGGCAGGAACGCGCGGATGCCGTTCAGCTCGACGGTGAAGCCACCCTTCACTTTGCCGTTGATAACACCGGTTACAGTCTCAGCTTCTTCGTAGGCTTTTTCCAGCGTGATCCAAGCTTCGTGACGCTTAGCTTTCTCACGGGACAGCAGGGTTTCACCGAAGCCGTCTTCAACAGCATCCAGAGCAACGTCAACTTCGTCACCAACCTGGATTTCCAGCTCGCCCTGGGCGTTTTTGAATTGCTCAGCCGGGATGGCAGACTCAGATTTCAGACCGGCGTCAACCAGTACGATATCTTTGTCGATAGCAACAACGACGCCACGAACGATGGAACCCGGGCGGGTTTCGATTTCTTTTAAGGATTCTTCAAAGAGTTGAGCGAAAGATTCAGTCATGTTGTTAATCTTCAGGGTTCTTTAGTTTAACGTCCATTTAGCGTCCCGCCGAATGGGGTTGTTTCACATACCCCGCCATTGGCTCCATGCCGACAGGGTTTAAGGTTACAGGGGTAAAATTTTACCCGATATATTGCGATACCGCTATGACAAATATGACAAAAAGCCAATAGCGCCGCCGCGCTTATTGCTGCGGCAACGCCAACACTTTCTGTGCATACGTCAACGCCTGCCGGATCACTTCTTCGATCGACATGCTGGTAGAATCCAGCACGAGGGCGTCAGAAGCGGGCACCAGAGGCGCGATAGGCCGATTACGGTCACGGTCGTCCCGTTCCTTTATCTCGGCTAAAAGACGTTCAAAGTTAACATTAAAGCCTTTCTCCTGCAACTGCAGCATGCGGCGGTGCGCGCGCTCCTCCGAGCTGGCGTCGAGGAAAATCTTGACCGGCGCGTCAGGGAACACCACCGTGCCCATGTCGCGGCCATCGGCAATCAGGCCGGGCGCCTCGCGGAATGCGCGCTGGCGGCGCAGCAACGCCTCGCGCACGCGCGGAAACGCCGCAGCTTGCGACGCGGTGTTGCCGACGGTTTCGGTGCGGATCTCATTACTGACGTCCTCACCTTCCAAAATCACCTGCAGCTTGCCGTCCTGGGCAACGAAGCGAACATCGAGATGTGCGGCCAGCGGAACCAGCGCTTCCTCAGAAGTGATATCCACCTGATGATGCAACGCCGCCAGCGCCAGCACGCGATAGATCGCGCCGGAGTCCAGCAAACGCCAACCAAGGGACTCGGCCAACGCTTTACACAGCGTGCCTTTGCCCGCGCCACTTGGTCCATCAACGGTTATCACCGGGGCTGTAGCCGTCATTTCTCTCTCCTTCAGGTAGAAAACCTCACAGAGGCACGGCGTGCTTCGACTCGAAGCCCGTGAGCTCTGTCACCTGCCCAATCAGGGGCAAATACGGTGGCGTATTATACGCTGCCCTACGGCGATCTGTTACCCTGGAACTATCCGGTTGTTGAAAATAAGCGCACAACCGCGAAAAAGTATAGAAGAAACGCCGGTCGCCAAAGGTTAAAAACGATAAAGGCCCGCAAAGGGGCCTTAAAATAAACGATTTGACGGGTTACGCCAGCTGGCTGATGCGCGCCAGCTGTTCGAAATAATCCGGGAAGGTCTTCGCGGTGCATTTCGGATCGAGAATGGTGACCGGCGTATCCGACAGCGCCACCAGCGAGAAGCACATTGCCATGCGGTGATCATTGTAGGTGCCGATCTCGGCGAACTGCAGTTTGGCCGGCGGCACGACGTGAATGTAGTCTTCGCCTTCGTCCACTTCCGCCCCCACTTTACGCAGCTCGGTGGCCATCGCCGCCAGACGGTCGGTCTCCTTCACCCGCCAGTTGTAGATATTGCGGATGGTGGTCGGCCCCTCGGCGAACAGCGCTGCGGTGGCGATGGTCATCGCCGCGTCGGGAATGTGGTTCATGTCCATGTCGATGCCGCGCAGTTCACCGCGGCTGCACTCGATGAAATCGTCGCCCCAGGTGATGCGCGCGCCCATTTTCTCCAGCACGTCGGCAAACTTGGTGTCGCCCTGCACGCTTTTGCGGCCGATGCCGGTCACGCGCACGGTGCCGCCCTTGATCGCCGCCGCCGCCAGGAAGTAAGAGGCGGAAGAAGCGTCGCCCTCAACCAGGTAATCGCCCGGCGCGATATACGTCTGGCGCCCCTGGATATGGAATACCCGGTAGTTGTCATGGCTCACCGATACGCCGAAGGTGCGCATCAGATGCAGCGTAATGTCGATGTACGGCTTGGAAACCAGCTCGCCCTTGATGTGGATCTGCGTATCCTGCGGCGCCAGGGGCGCGGTCATCAGCAACGCGGTCAGGAACTGGCTGGAGACGCTGCCGTCAACGGTGACGTCGCCGCCCAGGAAACCGCCGCGCAGGCGAATCGGCGGGTAATCGGTCTGTTCGAGGTAATCAATCTGCGCCCCGCCCTGGCGCAACGCGTCCACCAGATGGCCGATCGGGCGTTCTTTCATGCGGGGTTCCCCGGTCAGCACCACGTCGCCTTCACCTAGGCACAGCGCCGCCGCCAGTGGGCGCATCGCGGTGCCGGCATTGCCGAGGAACAGTTCCAGCGGTTGGTTGGCCACCAACGGCCCGGCCACGCCGGTCACTTCACACACGGTGCGGTCGGCGGAAAGCCGGTAGTTCACACCCAACGCCTGCAGCGCATTCAGCATATGACGCACGTCGTCGCTGTCCAGCAGGTTGGTCAGCCGGGTCGTTCCCTCCGCCAGCGCCGCCAGCAGCAGAGCGCGGTTAGAAACGCTCTTCGAGCCGGGTAAGTTGACGGTGCCATTGACCAGGGCGACCGGTTGTAACGTCAGGGAATCCACCATGTGAACAAAACTCTCCAATTCTGATAAACGAAACGGCTCCGGAATAATGCCGGAGCCGCTTTAATGCAAAAGGACAACAGCCTGAGGCCGCCCGCGCCTGGCGGGCTGCCGGAATCAACCGTGACGACGTTCGAAGTCGGCCATGAAGTCGGTCAGCGCCTGGACGCCGGCCAGCGGCATGGCATTGTAAATAGAAGCGCGCATGCCGCCAACTACCCGGTGGCCTTTCAGCGCCTGCAGGCCGATAGCCTCGGCTTCGCTGAGGAACACCTTGTCCAGCGCCGCATCGGCCAGCTGGAACGGCACGTTCATCCAGGAACGGTTGGCGATGGCAACCTGGCTGCGGTAGAAGTCGGATTTATCGATGGTCGCGTACAGCAGCTCGGCCTTAGCCTGATTGCGTTTTTGCATCTCCACCAGGCCGCCCTGCTCTTTCAGCCATTTGAACACCAGCCCGGACAGGTACCAGGCGAAGGTCGGCGGGGTATTGAACATCGAATCGTTCTCGGCCAACACGGTGTAATCGAGGATCGACGGCACTTCTTTACGCGCCTTGCCCAACAGATCGTCACGCACGATCACCAGCGTCAGACCGGCCGGGCCGATATTTTTCTGCGCGCCGGCGTAAATCACGCCGAAGCGGCTGACGTCGAGCGGGCGGGACAGGATGGTCGAGGAGTAATCGCCGATCACCACTTTGTCGCCGAAGTCCGGCGTTTCATCGATGGCCACGCCGTCGATGGTCTCATTCGGGCAATAGTGCACATAAGCCGCGTCGGCGCTGAGCTGCCACTCTTTCATCGGCTTGATGCCGCTCAGGCCGTCGATGCGGGTTTTCACGTCGATGACGTTCGGGGCGCAATACTTTTCCGCTTCCTTGATGGCGCTGTGCGCCCAATAGCCGCCGTCGATATAGTCGGCGGTGGCCTTGTCGCCCAGCAGGTTCAGCGGCAGCGCTGCGAACTGCGCGCGGGCGCCGCCGTGGCAAAACAGCACTTTATAGTTGGAGGGGACTTTCAGCAGATCGCGCAGATCCTGTTCCGCCTGCTCGGCAACGGCGATGAATTCTTTGCTGCGGTGACTGATCTCCATCACAGACGTTCCCAGGCCGTGCCAGTTGCACAGTTCCTGTTCCGCACGACGCAACACTTCCACCGGCAGCATCGCCGGGCCAGAGCTAAAATTATAAACCTGAGTCATTTCCCCTCACCACATTCACTGTTCGCCGCAGAAAAGCGACCTGTCGAAAAGACACCCGAAGTTAACGCTCGCGTTAACCAACCTATCGGTTTTATCACTCACGCCCCATGGCTGCAACGCTTATTCGCCCGTCGGCGGCAAACGGCCGTGCCGGGTGATGACAGGCTCTGCGGCCGTCGCGATTGTTTGGACGATAAAACCCTGTGACATGGGGAAATTCAGCGGGTTAACGCGGTGTTTTATGCTGTATTCAGCCAAGATGGCTGCGGGAGCCCGGATGGCCCCCGCAGGAGAGGAAACGATCAGTACTGATTAAACATCTGCTGGATCTGCTTCGCGTCTTTGGTTTGCGTCAGCGCCAGCTGCAGCAGAATGCGCGCCTTTTGCGGATTCAGCGTGCCGGCGGCCACGAAGCCGTACTTGGCGTCGTCCACTTCCGCATCCTCGGTGGTGGCGCCGGTCGGCACGCGCGAAGAACGCACCACCGCCACGCCGTTGTGCGCCGCCGTCGCCAGGGTGTCGAACACGGTTTTATACAGGTTGCCGTTGCCGACCCCGGCGCTGACGATGCCCTGATAGCCTTCGGCGATCAGCGCCTTGGCCGGCGCATCGGAGGCGTTGGCGTAGTTGTAGACGATGCCGACCTTCGGCAGCTCGTTCAGCTTGCTGACGTCGAACGGCGTCTCCCGGGTATGCTTACGCTGCGGCGAGCGCTGGTAATCGATCTTGCCGTTGTGGATATACCCCAGCGGGCCGTAGTTTGGCGACTGGAAGGTCTGCACGGCGGTGGTATTAGTCTTGGTGACGTCACGCGCGTCCAGCACGGTGTCGTTCATCGCCACCAGCACCCCGCGGTTGGCCGATTGCGGATCCGCCGCCGTCACCACCGCGTTATACAGGTTGAACGGACCGTCGGCGCTCATCGCCGTCGCCGGCCGCATCGCCCCCACCAACACCACCGGCTTGTCGCATTTCACCGTCAAATCAAGGAAATAGGCCGTCTCTTCCAGCGTATCGGTGCCGTGAGTGATGACGAAGCCGTCGGTTTTGCCGCAGTCGGCGTCAATTTTCTTCGCCAGCGTCAGCCAGACCTGATCGTTCATGTCCTGCGAGCCGATGTTCACCACCTGCTCCCCCTGCACGTTGGCGATATCCTTCAGCGCCGGCACCGCATCGACCAACGCCTCGACGCCAAGCTTGCCCGCGGTATAGTTGGATTTCGTCGCCGAATCGCCGCCGCCGGCGATAGTGCCGCCGGTCGCCAGCAGGGTGATGTTGGGCAGCGCCAGCGCCGAGGCGCTGACGCCGGTCAACAAGAGGGTTAACGCGCTGAGTTTCACTGATTTCATTAGATTTCTCCGTGACAGATAACTTGCTGAATTATGGTCTTTATCCTTAAAAAAACTGTGACTTTGCCACCGCTTTAGGAATACGTGGAGCTCCAGCGTAAAACCCCGTATCATTGCGCGTTTTTAGTACGCGCAAAAAGTGAAGACAATGACGCAAACTTTTATCCCCGGTAAAGACGCCGCCCTGGAAGACTCCATCTCCCGTTTCCAGCAGAAACTGAGCGATCTCGGTTTCAACATCGAAGAAGCCTCCTGGCTGAACCCGGTGCCGCACGTGTGGTCGGTGCACATCCGCGATCGCGATTGCCCGCTGTGCTTCACCAACGGCAAAGGCGCCAGCAAAAAAGCCGCGCTGGCCTCCGCGCTGGGTGAATATTTCGAGCGCCTGTCCACCAACTACTTCTTCGCCGATTTCTATCTGGGCAAGCAGATCGCCGAAGGCGACTTCGTGCACTATCCGAATGAGAAATGGTTCCCGATCCCTGAAGACGACGCGCTGCCGGCCGGCATCCTCGACGAACGTCTGCACGCCTTCTACGATCCGCAGCAAGAGCTGAGCGCCAGCGATCTGGTCGATCTGCAGTCCGGCAACGCCGATCGCGGCGTGTGTGCACTGCCGTTTACCCGTCAGTCCGACCAGCAAACCGTGTACATCCCGATGAATATCATCGGCAACCTGTATGTTTCCAACGGCATGTCCGCCGGCAACACCGCCAACGAAGCGCGCGTGCAGGGCCTGTCGGAAGTGTTCGAGCGTTATGTGAAAAACCGCATCATCGCCGAATCCATCAGCCTGCCGGCGATCCCGGACGAGGTGCTGAACCGCTATCCGGGCGTGGTGGAAGCCATCGCCAAGTTGGAAGAGGAAGGTTTCCCGATCCTCTCCTATGACGCCTCGCTGGGCGGCAACTACCCGGTGATCTGCGTGGTGCTGTTCAACCCGACCAACGGCACCTGCTTCGCTTCATTCGGCGCGCACCCGGACTTCGGCGTGGCGCTGGAGCGCACGGTAACCGAACTGCTGCAGGGCCGCAGCCTGAAAGATCTCGACGTGTTCACCGCGCCGACCTTCGATGACGAAGAAGTGGCGGAACACACCAACCTGGAAACGCACTTCATCGACTCCAGCGGCCTGATCTCCTGGGATCTGTTCAAGCAGGACGCGGACTATCCGTTCGTTGACTGGAACTTCAGCGGCAGCACGCAGGAAGAGTTCGCCACCCTGATGAGCATCTTCGACAAGGAAGACGCGGAAGTGTACATCGCCGACTACGAGCACCTGGGCGTCTACGCTTGCCGCATCATCGTGCCGGGCATGTCCGATATCTACCCGGCGGAAGACCTGCTGCTGGCTAACAACAGCATGGGGGCGCACCTGCGCGATACACTGCTGGCGCTGCCGGGCAGCGAGTGGGAGCCGGAAGAATACCTGGCGCTGATCGAGCAGTTGGACGACGAAGGGCTGGACGATTTCACCCGCGTACGCGAACTGCTTGGCATTGCCAGCGGCAAAGACAACGCCTGGTATACCCTGCGCGTGGGCGAGCTGAAGTCGATGCTGGCGCTGGCGGGCGGCGATCTGGATCAGGCGCTGATCTGGACCGAATGGACGCAGGACTTCAACGCCTCGGTGCTGAGCCCGGCGCGCAGCAACTACTACCGCTGCCTGCAAACGCTGCTGCTGCTGGCGCAGGAGCCTGAACGCGAAGCGGCGCAGTACTATACCGCGTTCGTGAAGATGTACGGCCAGGAAGCGGTCGACGCCGCCTCCGCCGCCATCAGCGGTGAAGAGCGCTTCAACGGGCTGTTCGCCGTCGATGCCGATCTGAAGGCGCTGCCGGCCCATCAGGCGCTGCTGGCGGCTTACGAGAAGCTGCAGGCGGCCAAACGCCGCCACTGGGCCAAGGCCTAAGCATCATCAGGGGATACTGCCACTTTGGGAGTACCCCTGTTGCCAAACGCCGCACTCCGTTGCGGCGTTTTCAATTTTGCGGTTTATTTCAACGCATTCGGTTTTATTTTTTCGCCGGGAAATAGGTGGTTAAACGACCATAAAAATAAATAAACCGTCAATTGTTGCCGGACGGTGAAATAATAATTAACCGATAATTAAACTTTCAGCGCCGCGCGGCGACAAAACGCCTAAAAATTTAACTTTACTCCACGCCGACCACTCGGTGGATTCAAAAAAATTTGCAAACATTAAAAAATTGTTTTTTATTAAAAATCAATAAATTAACCATAAAAACCACACAAAAAACACGTCATTTCACCGCTCTACTTCCCCGCCTTATGATCCAAATCAAATTTTCCCCTATACTGCTTTGCTAGTATCTCATTGCGTTGTTTTAACCCTTAAGAGCGAGAGTTAGTTTGAAAACTGACAGCCCCTTCGATCTGATTTTACCTGCGGCAACGGCGAAAATCGCTGAAGATGCCGGCGTGTATAAAGCCACCAAACATCCGCTGAAAACGTTTTATTTGGCGATCACCGCCGGTGTCTTCATTTCCATCGCATTCGTCTTCTACATCACGGCGACCACCGGCACCGCCGGCGTGCCTTTCGGGCTGGCGAAACTGGTCGGCGGCATCTGCTTCTCTCTCGGGTTAATGCTGGTGGTGGTGTCGGGCGCCGACCTGTTCACCTCTACCGTGCTTATCGTCATCGCCAAGGCCAGCGGCCGCATCAGCTGGGGCCAGCTGGGCGCCAACTGGCTGAACGTTTATCTCGGCAACCTGGTCGGCGCGCTGTTCTTCGTGGCGCTGATCTGGTTCTCCGGCGAGTATATGGTCGCCAACGGCCAGTGGGGCCTGAATGTCCTGCAAACCGCAGACCACAAGCTGCATCACACCTTCATCGAAGCCGTGTGCCTCGGCATTCTGGCCAACCTGATGGTCTGCCTGGCGGTCTGGATGAGCTACTCCGGCCGCACCCTGACCGACAAGATGCTCGCCATGGTGCTGCCGGTCGGGATGTTTGTCGCCAGCGGTTTCGAGCACAGCATCGCCAACATGTTTATGATCCCTATGGGCATCGTGGTCAAACACTTCGCCACGCCGGAATTCTGGCAAGCCGTAGGGGCGGTACCTGAGCAATTCGCTCATCTGACAGTAAGCAACTTCATCATCGACAACCTGATTCCGGTCACCCTCGGTAACATCATCGGCGGTGGTCTGCTGGTTGGGTTGACTTACTGGGTAATTTATCTGCGCGGGGGCCGCGAGCAGCACTAAGCTGTGAGTAACCGCGCGCAGAGTTAGAAATCCACAATCAAAGGTAGGTGTACAATGACCGAACTTAACGAGAAATTAGCCAACGCTTGGGAAGGTTTCAGCAAGGGTGACTGGCAGAATGAAGTCAACGTTCGTGACTTCATCCAGAAAAACTACACGCCTTATGAGGGTGACGAATCCTTCCTGGCTGGCGCTACTCAAGCCACCACCACCTTGTGGGACAAGGTTAT
Above is a window of Serratia nematodiphila DZ0503SBS1 DNA encoding:
- the cmk gene encoding (d)CMP kinase; its protein translation is MTATAPVITVDGPSGAGKGTLCKALAESLGWRLLDSGAIYRVLALAALHHQVDITSEEALVPLAAHLDVRFVAQDGKLQVILEGEDVSNEIRTETVGNTASQAAAFPRVREALLRRQRAFREAPGLIADGRDMGTVVFPDAPVKIFLDASSEERAHRRMLQLQEKGFNVNFERLLAEIKERDDRDRNRPIAPLVPASDALVLDSTSMSIEEVIRQALTYAQKVLALPQQ
- the ansB gene encoding L-asparaginase 2: MKSVKLSALTLLLTGVSASALALPNITLLATGGTIAGGGDSATKSNYTAGKLGVEALVDAVPALKDIANVQGEQVVNIGSQDMNDQVWLTLAKKIDADCGKTDGFVITHGTDTLEETAYFLDLTVKCDKPVVLVGAMRPATAMSADGPFNLYNAVVTAADPQSANRGVLVAMNDTVLDARDVTKTNTTAVQTFQSPNYGPLGYIHNGKIDYQRSPQRKHTRETPFDVSKLNELPKVGIVYNYANASDAPAKALIAEGYQGIVSAGVGNGNLYKTVFDTLATAAHNGVAVVRSSRVPTGATTEDAEVDDAKYGFVAAGTLNPQKARILLQLALTQTKDAKQIQQMFNQY
- the serC gene encoding 3-phosphoserine/phosphohydroxythreonine transaminase, which encodes MTQVYNFSSGPAMLPVEVLRRAEQELCNWHGLGTSVMEISHRSKEFIAVAEQAEQDLRDLLKVPSNYKVLFCHGGARAQFAALPLNLLGDKATADYIDGGYWAHSAIKEAEKYCAPNVIDVKTRIDGLSGIKPMKEWQLSADAAYVHYCPNETIDGVAIDETPDFGDKVVIGDYSSTILSRPLDVSRFGVIYAGAQKNIGPAGLTLVIVRDDLLGKARKEVPSILDYTVLAENDSMFNTPPTFAWYLSGLVFKWLKEQGGLVEMQKRNQAKAELLYATIDKSDFYRSQVAIANRSWMNVPFQLADAALDKVFLSEAEAIGLQALKGHRVVGGMRASIYNAMPLAGVQALTDFMADFERRHG
- the ycaO gene encoding 30S ribosomal protein S12 methylthiotransferase accessory factor YcaO gives rise to the protein MTQTFIPGKDAALEDSISRFQQKLSDLGFNIEEASWLNPVPHVWSVHIRDRDCPLCFTNGKGASKKAALASALGEYFERLSTNYFFADFYLGKQIAEGDFVHYPNEKWFPIPEDDALPAGILDERLHAFYDPQQELSASDLVDLQSGNADRGVCALPFTRQSDQQTVYIPMNIIGNLYVSNGMSAGNTANEARVQGLSEVFERYVKNRIIAESISLPAIPDEVLNRYPGVVEAIAKLEEEGFPILSYDASLGGNYPVICVVLFNPTNGTCFASFGAHPDFGVALERTVTELLQGRSLKDLDVFTAPTFDDEEVAEHTNLETHFIDSSGLISWDLFKQDADYPFVDWNFSGSTQEEFATLMSIFDKEDAEVYIADYEHLGVYACRIIVPGMSDIYPAEDLLLANNSMGAHLRDTLLALPGSEWEPEEYLALIEQLDDEGLDDFTRVRELLGIASGKDNAWYTLRVGELKSMLALAGGDLDQALIWTEWTQDFNASVLSPARSNYYRCLQTLLLLAQEPEREAAQYYTAFVKMYGQEAVDAASAAISGEERFNGLFAVDADLKALPAHQALLAAYEKLQAAKRRHWAKA
- the rpsA gene encoding 30S ribosomal protein S1, producing the protein MTESFAQLFEESLKEIETRPGSIVRGVVVAIDKDIVLVDAGLKSESAIPAEQFKNAQGELEIQVGDEVDVALDAVEDGFGETLLSREKAKRHEAWITLEKAYEEAETVTGVINGKVKGGFTVELNGIRAFLPGSLVDVRPVRDTLHLEGKELEFKVIKLDQKRNNVVVSRRAVIESENSAERDQLLENLQEGMEVKGIVKNLTDYGAFVDLGGVDGLLHITDMAWKRVKHPSEIVNVGDEITVKVLKFDRERTRVSLGLKQLGEDPWVAIAKRYPEGTKLTGRVTNLTDYGCFVEIEEGVEGLVHVSEMDWTNKNIHPSKVVNVGDVVEVMVLDIDEERRRISLGLKQCKSNPWQQFAETHNKGDRVEGKIKSITDFGIFIGLDGGIDGLVHLSDISWNVAGEEAVREYKKGDEIAAVVLQVDAERERISLGVKQLAEDPFNNYLSMNKKGAIVTGKVTAVDAKGATVELAGGVEGYLRASEASRDRIEDATLVLNVGDEVEAKFTGVDRKNRVVSLSVRAKDEADEKDAIATVNNKQEEGNFSNAMAEAFKAAKGE
- the focA gene encoding formate transporter FocA, coding for MKTDSPFDLILPAATAKIAEDAGVYKATKHPLKTFYLAITAGVFISIAFVFYITATTGTAGVPFGLAKLVGGICFSLGLMLVVVSGADLFTSTVLIVIAKASGRISWGQLGANWLNVYLGNLVGALFFVALIWFSGEYMVANGQWGLNVLQTADHKLHHTFIEAVCLGILANLMVCLAVWMSYSGRTLTDKMLAMVLPVGMFVASGFEHSIANMFMIPMGIVVKHFATPEFWQAVGAVPEQFAHLTVSNFIIDNLIPVTLGNIIGGGLLVGLTYWVIYLRGGREQH
- the aroA gene encoding 3-phosphoshikimate 1-carboxyvinyltransferase encodes the protein MVDSLTLQPVALVNGTVNLPGSKSVSNRALLLAALAEGTTRLTNLLDSDDVRHMLNALQALGVNYRLSADRTVCEVTGVAGPLVANQPLELFLGNAGTAMRPLAAALCLGEGDVVLTGEPRMKERPIGHLVDALRQGGAQIDYLEQTDYPPIRLRGGFLGGDVTVDGSVSSQFLTALLMTAPLAPQDTQIHIKGELVSKPYIDITLHLMRTFGVSVSHDNYRVFHIQGRQTYIAPGDYLVEGDASSASYFLAAAAIKGGTVRVTGIGRKSVQGDTKFADVLEKMGARITWGDDFIECSRGELRGIDMDMNHIPDAAMTIATAALFAEGPTTIRNIYNWRVKETDRLAAMATELRKVGAEVDEGEDYIHVVPPAKLQFAEIGTYNDHRMAMCFSLVALSDTPVTILDPKCTAKTFPDYFEQLARISQLA